Proteins from a genomic interval of Pseudomonas paeninsulae:
- a CDS encoding putative bifunctional diguanylate cyclase/phosphodiesterase, whose protein sequence is MTQTASAAAELTPDTTREIRQQFATDIAIERTRLLYQGSWVPTLFMLLNGAACAYLLWAPPSRVLLSGWLIWLVLLAVLRLLQVSAFNRAQPSSQVQAHWRRNFLLGAGASGLTLAFAAIALVPADVFYQQALVYGLIAAATLSASVAYAVSLSAFLTFALPCLLPSVAYLLLSEHSLLRGWGVLGGILLVTLLVVVWQVNRLVQRSLLQRFQNQALIGRLEHARQQAEALNGELAHEVEQRSWAEGELRTAHDELEMRVAERTLELDATTHALSKSEARLALALEASELGLWDWNLQSDEVHHSQLKEIFGLEPEAVQVMLRDLKPRLHPDDLPLLRRALVEHMKGRSDGYQIEYRVKHADGHWVWVEDRGRAVERDARGRVLRMLGTRRTITARKQQEEQQRLAATVFEAASEGIVILDPDYRLLAVNQAFSQVTGYRQEDVLGKSVASLISSRDTRHQYQLIRLELERGDHWQGELIETRKNGELYPQLLQLKVVRDARGLVSHIVGFFADLSSRREAEERLRYLSHYDDLTGLANRSLFKARLHEASQRSRQSGRSLALLHVDLDRFKWLNDSLGHEVADQLLRQMSRRLSQAMPEADTIARLSGDEFAVLLDSYGSLSTLARMASRLLAKLRLPMTVGGQELVVSASVGISLLPDNAREISTLVSQADMAMQHAKHLGGNTFQFFTDNLQACTLERLQLETQLRKAIDENQLEVFYQPKLCLADDSLNAAEALVRWRHPERGLVPPGDFIGLAEETGLIAPIGEFVLRRACQQARDWQLQGLAQIRVSVNLSVHQLRQGKLTSLVRQVLDETGLAPQFLELELTESQLLDNVESVITTFQQLRDLGVKLAIDDFGTGYSSLSYLKRFPVDYVKIDQTFIRDLALGGEDAAITRAIIVMAHSLELKVVAEGVETQAQMDFLKAHQCDEIQGYLISKPVPAEQFAQFLRDQADAR, encoded by the coding sequence ATGACCCAGACCGCTAGCGCCGCTGCCGAATTGACGCCGGACACTACACGCGAGATTCGTCAGCAATTCGCCACGGATATCGCCATCGAACGGACCCGCCTGCTGTATCAAGGCTCGTGGGTGCCTACGCTATTCATGCTGCTCAATGGCGCGGCCTGTGCCTATTTGCTCTGGGCGCCGCCGAGCCGTGTGTTGCTCTCCGGCTGGCTGATCTGGCTGGTGCTGCTGGCCGTTCTGCGCCTGCTCCAGGTCAGCGCATTCAATCGCGCCCAGCCGAGCAGCCAGGTGCAAGCGCATTGGCGGCGCAACTTCCTGCTTGGCGCCGGCGCATCCGGTCTGACCCTGGCCTTCGCCGCCATCGCCCTGGTGCCGGCCGATGTGTTCTACCAGCAGGCCCTGGTCTACGGCCTGATCGCCGCGGCGACCCTGTCCGCCAGCGTGGCCTATGCCGTCAGCCTGTCGGCCTTCCTGACCTTCGCCTTGCCCTGCTTGCTGCCGTCGGTGGCGTATCTGCTGCTCAGCGAACATAGCCTGCTGCGTGGCTGGGGCGTGCTTGGCGGCATCCTGCTGGTGACCCTGTTGGTGGTGGTCTGGCAGGTCAACCGCCTGGTGCAGCGCAGCCTGTTGCAGCGCTTCCAGAATCAGGCGCTGATCGGCCGCCTGGAACATGCCCGGCAACAGGCCGAGGCGCTCAATGGCGAACTGGCCCACGAAGTCGAGCAGCGTAGCTGGGCCGAAGGCGAGTTGCGCACGGCCCATGATGAGCTGGAAATGCGCGTGGCCGAGCGCACCCTGGAGCTGGACGCCACCACCCACGCCCTGAGCAAGAGCGAGGCGCGCCTGGCCCTGGCCCTGGAGGCCAGCGAACTGGGGTTGTGGGACTGGAATCTGCAGAGCGATGAAGTGCACCACTCGCAGCTCAAGGAAATTTTCGGCCTCGAACCCGAGGCGGTGCAGGTCATGCTGCGCGACCTCAAGCCGCGCCTGCACCCGGACGATCTGCCGTTGCTGCGCCGGGCCCTGGTCGAGCACATGAAGGGCCGCAGCGACGGTTATCAGATCGAATACCGGGTCAAGCATGCCGATGGCCATTGGGTCTGGGTCGAGGATCGCGGCCGCGCGGTGGAACGCGACGCCCGAGGTCGGGTGCTGCGCATGCTCGGTACGCGGCGCACCATCACCGCACGCAAGCAGCAGGAAGAGCAACAGCGGCTGGCCGCCACGGTGTTCGAGGCGGCCAGCGAAGGCATCGTCATCCTCGACCCGGATTACCGCCTGCTGGCAGTCAACCAGGCATTCAGCCAGGTCACCGGCTATCGCCAGGAAGACGTGCTCGGCAAGAGCGTCGCCAGCCTGATCAGCAGCCGCGACACCCGTCACCAGTATCAGCTGATCCGCCTGGAGCTGGAGCGCGGCGACCACTGGCAGGGCGAATTGATCGAGACGCGCAAGAACGGCGAACTCTACCCGCAATTGCTGCAACTCAAGGTGGTGCGCGATGCGCGGGGGCTGGTCAGTCATATCGTCGGCTTCTTCGCCGACCTGTCGTCGCGGCGCGAGGCCGAGGAGCGTCTGCGCTATCTGTCGCACTACGACGACCTCACCGGCCTGGCCAACCGCAGCCTGTTCAAGGCGCGTCTGCACGAGGCCAGTCAACGTTCGCGGCAGAGCGGGCGCAGCCTGGCCCTGCTGCACGTCGACCTGGATCGTTTCAAGTGGCTCAACGACAGCCTGGGCCATGAAGTGGCCGACCAATTACTGCGGCAGATGAGCCGGCGCCTGAGTCAGGCCATGCCCGAGGCCGACACCATTGCGCGCTTGTCCGGCGACGAATTTGCCGTGTTGCTCGATTCCTACGGCAGCCTCTCGACCCTGGCGCGCATGGCCAGCCGCCTGCTGGCCAAGTTGCGCCTGCCGATGACCGTCGGCGGCCAGGAGCTGGTGGTCAGCGCTTCCGTGGGCATCAGCCTGCTGCCGGACAACGCGCGGGAGATCTCCACCCTGGTCAGTCAGGCCGACATGGCCATGCAGCACGCCAAGCACCTAGGCGGGAACACCTTCCAGTTCTTCACCGACAACCTGCAGGCCTGCACCCTGGAACGCCTGCAGCTGGAGACCCAGCTGCGCAAGGCGATCGACGAGAACCAGCTGGAGGTGTTCTATCAACCCAAGCTGTGCCTGGCCGACGACAGCCTGAATGCCGCCGAGGCGTTGGTGCGCTGGCGCCATCCCGAGCGCGGGCTGGTGCCACCGGGAGATTTCATCGGTCTGGCCGAGGAAACCGGACTGATCGCACCGATCGGCGAATTCGTCCTGCGCCGCGCCTGCCAGCAGGCGCGGGACTGGCAGCTGCAGGGTCTGGCGCAGATCCGTGTGTCGGTCAACCTGTCGGTGCATCAGTTGCGCCAGGGCAAGCTGACCAGCCTGGTGCGCCAGGTGCTCGACGAAACCGGCCTGGCGCCGCAGTTCCTCGAGCTCGAATTGACCGAGAGCCAGTTGCTCGACAACGTCGAAAGCGTCATCACCACCTTTCAGCAGCTGCGTGACCTGGGGGTGAAACTGGCGATCGACGACTTCGGTACCGGCTACTCCTCGCTCAGTTACCTCAAGCGTTTCCCGGTGGACTACGTGAAGATCGACCAGACCTTCATCCGCGACCTGGCGCTCGGCGGCGAGGATGCGGCGATTACCCGCGCGATCATCGTCATGGCCCATAGCCTGGAGCTGAAAGTGGTCGCCGAAGGGGTGGAAACCCAAGCGCAAATGGATTTCCTCAAGGCCCACCAGTGCGACGAGATTCAGGGCTACCTGATCAGCAAACCGGTGCCGGCCGAGCAATTCGCCCAGTTTCTGCGCGACCAGGCCGACGCCCGCTGA
- a CDS encoding aspartate kinase: MHTVEKIGGTSMSRFEEVLDNILIGRRQDDQLYQRVFVVSAYSGMTNLLLEHKKTGEPGVYQRFADARSEEAWSEALATVRQQMLAQNAALFDGEFERHAANQFIGSRIDDAGECMRSLQRLCAYGHFQLSEHLMKVREMLASLGEAHSAFNTVLALKQRGVNAKLVDLTGWHLDAPLAFEAMIGSRFAEVDLSRELAVATGYTHCREGLMNTFDRGYSEITFAQIAAATGAREAIIHKEFHLSSADPKLVGAGQVVTIGRTNYDVADQLSNLGMEAIHPRAAKTLRSAGIELRIKNAFEPEHTGTLISQNYRSERPCVEIIAGRKDVFGLEVFDQDMLGDVGYDVEITKLLKQLKLYVVNKDSDANSITYYASGSRKLINRAARLIEERYPAAEVTVHNVAIVSAIGSDLKVKGILAKTVAALAEAGISIQAVHQSIRQVGMQCVVNEDDYAAAVATLHRALIEPENHGDVIVAA, translated from the coding sequence ATGCATACCGTAGAAAAAATCGGCGGCACCTCCATGAGCCGCTTCGAGGAAGTGCTCGACAACATCCTTATCGGCCGACGACAGGACGACCAGCTGTATCAGCGGGTCTTCGTCGTTTCGGCTTACAGCGGCATGACCAACCTGTTACTGGAGCACAAGAAGACCGGCGAACCCGGTGTCTACCAGCGCTTCGCCGACGCGCGCAGCGAAGAAGCCTGGAGCGAGGCGCTGGCAACGGTGCGCCAACAGATGCTGGCGCAGAATGCCGCGCTGTTCGACGGCGAATTCGAGCGGCATGCGGCCAACCAGTTCATCGGTTCGCGCATCGACGATGCCGGCGAATGCATGCGCAGCCTGCAACGGCTGTGCGCCTACGGCCACTTCCAACTGAGCGAACACCTGATGAAGGTGCGCGAGATGCTCGCCTCGTTGGGCGAAGCGCACAGCGCCTTCAATACCGTGCTGGCGCTCAAGCAGCGCGGGGTCAACGCCAAGCTGGTCGACCTCACCGGCTGGCACCTGGATGCGCCACTGGCATTCGAGGCGATGATCGGCAGTCGCTTCGCCGAGGTCGACCTGAGTCGCGAACTGGCCGTCGCCACCGGTTACACCCATTGCCGCGAAGGGTTGATGAACACCTTCGACCGCGGCTACAGCGAGATCACCTTCGCCCAGATCGCCGCCGCCACCGGCGCCCGCGAAGCGATCATCCACAAGGAATTCCACCTCAGCAGCGCCGACCCCAAACTGGTTGGCGCAGGCCAGGTGGTGACCATCGGCCGCACCAACTACGACGTCGCCGACCAGCTGTCCAATCTGGGCATGGAAGCGATCCATCCGCGTGCGGCCAAGACCCTGCGCAGTGCCGGCATCGAACTGCGGATCAAGAACGCCTTCGAGCCCGAGCATACCGGTACCCTGATCAGCCAGAACTACCGCAGCGAGCGGCCCTGCGTGGAGATCATCGCCGGGCGCAAGGACGTGTTCGGCCTGGAAGTGTTCGACCAGGACATGCTTGGCGATGTCGGCTATGACGTGGAGATCACCAAGCTGCTCAAGCAGCTCAAGCTATACGTGGTCAACAAGGACTCCGACGCCAACAGCATCACCTATTACGCCTCGGGTTCGCGCAAGCTGATCAACCGCGCCGCGCGACTGATCGAGGAGCGCTACCCGGCCGCCGAGGTGACCGTGCACAACGTCGCCATCGTCTCGGCGATCGGCTCGGACCTGAAGGTCAAGGGCATCCTCGCCAAGACGGTGGCGGCGCTAGCAGAAGCGGGCATCAGCATTCAGGCGGTGCACCAATCGATCCGCCAGGTGGGGATGCAGTGCGTGGTCAACGAGGACGACTATGCTGCCGCCGTGGCCACGCTGCACCGGGCGCTGATCGAGCCGGAGAATCACGGCGATGTGATAGTCGCGGCCTGA